A portion of the Bubalus kerabau isolate K-KA32 ecotype Philippines breed swamp buffalo chromosome 1, PCC_UOA_SB_1v2, whole genome shotgun sequence genome contains these proteins:
- the ACP5 gene encoding tartrate-resistant acid phosphatase type 5, producing MDMWTVLLILQASLVLPWAAAATTPAPMLRFVAVGDWGGVPNAPFYTAREMANAKEIARTVQILGADFVLSLGDNFYFSGVQDVNDKRFQETFEDVFSASPLRSVPWYVLAGNHDHLGNVSAQIAYSRVSKRWKFPSPYYRLRFKIPRSNVSVAIFMLDTVTLCGNSDDFASQQPERPRNLAMARTQLAWLKKQLAAAKEDYVLVAGHYPVWSIAEHGPTHCLVKQLLPLLTAHKVTAYLCGHDHNLQYLQDENGLGFVLSGAGNFMDPSKKHMRKVPNGYLRFHYGAENSLGGFAYIEISPKEMSVTYIEASGKSLFKTRLPRRARSEHQHRRGLHAGA from the exons ATGGACATGTGGACGGTGCTGCTCATCCTGCAAGCCTCGCTGGTGCTCCCCTGGGCTGCTGCcgccaccacccccgcccccatgcTGCGCTTCGTCGCCGTGGGTGACTGGGGAGGGGTCCCCAACGCCCCATTCTACACAGCCCGGGAAATGGCCAATGCCAAAGAGATTGCCAGGACAGTGCAGATCCTGGGCGCAGACTTCGTTCTGTCCCTGGGAGACAATTTCTACTTCAGCGGTGTGCAGGATGTCAACGACAAGAGGTTTCAG GAGACCTTCGAGGATGTGTTCTCTGCCTCGCCGCTCCGCTCTGTGCCCTGGTACGTGCTGGCTGGCAACCATGACCATCTGGGGAACGTCTCAGCCCAGATCGCCTACTCCAGGGTCTCCAAGCGCTG GAAGTTCCCCAGCCCTTACTACCGCCTGCGCTTCAAGATCCCCCGGTCCAACGTGTCCGTGGCCATCTTCATGCTGGACACCGTGACCCTGTGCGGCAACTCTGACGACTTTGCCAGCCAGCAGCCCGAGAGGCCCCGCAACTTGGCAATGGCCCGCACGCAGCTGGCCTGGCTCAAGAAGCAGCTGGCAGCGGCCAAGGAGGACTATGTGCTGGTGGCCGGCCACTACCCTGTGTGGTCTATCGCCGAGCACGGGCCCACCCACTGCCTGGTCAAgcagctgctgccactgctgaccGCGCACAAGGTCACCGCCTACCTATGCGGCCATGACCACAACCTGCAG TACCTTCAGGATGAGAATGGCTTGGGCTTTGTGTTGAGCGGGGCCGGGAACTTCATGGACCCCTCAAAGAAACACATGCGCAAGGTCCCCAACGGCTACCTGCGCTTCCACTACGGGGCCGAGAACTCACTGGGTGGCTTCGCCTACATAGAGATCAGCCCCAAGGAGATGAGCGTCACTTACATTGAAGCCTCGGGCAAGTCCCTCTTCAAGACCAGGTTGCCGAGGCGAGCCAGGTCCGAGCATCAGCACCGCCGTGGGCTCCACGCTGGGGCCTGA